A region of Geobacillus sp. 46C-IIa DNA encodes the following proteins:
- the cas5b gene encoding type I-B CRISPR-associated protein Cas5b yields the protein MKALRLKLFQETACYKKPFASKVAETYPLPPYSTVKGMIHALLRADRFISMRLSVQGEYEAKLLDYQRHYFFKKLDTVAFPLILDGIQENRFVYDTNGISTMPIYTHMLYGVNLLIHVEVEDSVLEQVIQAIEGGGIHYSLGRWEDLVRIDEYKIVFVEELDEEKDLRYHAYISDHLLDIDTRHIPYEIPWKYEIVNGVRKWEKVKVGYVPKGTTAPEGVCIDEDGELVFFHL from the coding sequence ATGAAGGCATTACGTTTGAAACTGTTTCAAGAAACGGCATGTTATAAAAAACCATTCGCTTCCAAGGTAGCAGAGACCTACCCTCTTCCGCCTTATTCTACTGTCAAAGGGATGATTCATGCTTTGCTTCGTGCCGATCGATTCATTTCGATGCGTTTAAGCGTTCAAGGAGAGTATGAGGCGAAGCTGCTCGATTATCAGCGCCATTACTTTTTCAAAAAACTTGATACCGTTGCTTTCCCATTAATTTTGGATGGAATTCAAGAGAATCGGTTTGTGTACGATACAAACGGGATTTCGACAATGCCGATCTATACTCACATGCTGTATGGAGTGAATTTGTTGATTCATGTTGAAGTGGAAGATAGTGTTCTTGAGCAGGTAATTCAGGCGATTGAGGGGGGCGGTATTCATTACAGTCTTGGTCGGTGGGAAGATTTAGTCCGCATTGATGAATATAAAATCGTCTTTGTCGAGGAGTTGGACGAAGAAAAAGATTTACGTTACCATGCGTATATTTCTGATCATCTGCTGGATATAGATACAAGGCACATCCCATACGAGATCCCTTGGAAATATGAGATTGTGAATGGAGTGCGAAAATGGGAAAAGGTGAAAGTTGGATACGTACCAAAAGGAACAACAGCTCCAGAAGGAGTATGCATTGATGAGGATGGAGAGCTTGTATTTTTCCATCTATAA